The following are encoded together in the Oreochromis niloticus isolate F11D_XX linkage group LG12, O_niloticus_UMD_NMBU, whole genome shotgun sequence genome:
- the LOC109204385 gene encoding PHD finger protein 10-like isoform X2 — protein sequence MAQARRTFAQTILEASVFDSDTNCAMCATAKPPNPGPSITDWIQCDNCNCWFHSECLDMTNEQLSSAQKTEWKCVLCVT from the exons ATGGCCCAGGCACGAAGGACATTTGCACAGACAATACTTGAGGCCTCAG taTTTGACAGTGACACCAACTGTGCCATGTGTGCAACAGCGAAACCACCCAATCCAGGACCCTCCATCACTGACTGG ATCCAGTGTGATAACTGCAACTGCTGGTTCCATTCTGAATGCCTGGACATGACAAATGAACAGCTCAGCAGCGCTCAGAAGACAGAGTGGAAGTGTGTGCTTTGTGTAACCTAA
- the LOC109204385 gene encoding PHD finger protein 10-like isoform X1 has protein sequence MAQARRTFAQTILEASVLVFDSDTNCAMCATAKPPNPGPSITDWIQCDNCNCWFHSECLDMTNEQLSSAQKTEWKCVLCVT, from the exons ATGGCCCAGGCACGAAGGACATTTGCACAGACAATACTTGAGGCCTCAG ttttagtaTTTGACAGTGACACCAACTGTGCCATGTGTGCAACAGCGAAACCACCCAATCCAGGACCCTCCATCACTGACTGG ATCCAGTGTGATAACTGCAACTGCTGGTTCCATTCTGAATGCCTGGACATGACAAATGAACAGCTCAGCAGCGCTCAGAAGACAGAGTGGAAGTGTGTGCTTTGTGTAACCTAA